A window of the Lactuca sativa cultivar Salinas chromosome 5, Lsat_Salinas_v11, whole genome shotgun sequence genome harbors these coding sequences:
- the LOC111912834 gene encoding glucan endo-1,3-beta-glucosidase 9 — translation MALQQYSLMAVTLIAITVSCTSRVQSIGVNWGTTASHPLPPSKVVELLKLNKITKVKLFDSNPQVLEALSGSDIDVAVGIPNSMLRSLNSSVKAAESWVHDNLTRYLSGRTRIEYVAVGDDPFLQTYGSQFYPFVVGAAISIEAALIRAKLQNKVKIVIPCSFDAFQSESNLPSTGHFRPDINKTMIAVLNFLTKTHSPFFVTILPFLSHYQNKNISLDFALFKESAHPHKDTHNRSYKNSFDLSYDTLITALTVAGFPEVKIVISQIGWPTDGAPNATVANAEIFTKGLFNHIHSQKGTPLRPRVMPLEFYIYTLVDEDQRNTSMGNFERHWGLFTFDGQAKYEVEFFRGVKGLVNAQSVDYLAPRWCVVNNNLDMMNASARATEACMNADCTALSPGSSCFNLSWPGNVSYAFNSYYQEHDQRAESCDFGGLGMITTVDPSVGDCRFNVELKASISVMCHGLNFWHYLISLVLTILMLL, via the exons ATGGCTTTACAGCAATACTCGTTGATGGCGGTGACACTAATCGCCATTACAGTCTCCTGCACGTCTAGGGTTCAATCAATCGGAGTAAACTGGGGCACCACCGCATCTCATCCTCTACCGCCGTCGAAGGTAGTTGAGCTACTGAAGCTCAACAAAATCACCAAGGTAAAACTCTTCGACTCCAACCCTCAAGTCCTCGAAGCCCTCTCCGGCTCCGACATTGACGTCGCCGTCGGCATTCCTAATTCCATGCTCCGTTCCCTAAACTCTTCCGTCAAGGCTGCCGAGAGTTGGGTCCACGATAACCTCACCCGTTACCTTTCTGGTCGTACGCGTATAGA GTATGTTGCTGTAGGAGATGATCCATTTCTCCAAACCTACGGTTCCCAATTCTACCCTTTTGTAGTTGGAGCAGCCATCAGTATCGAAGCAGCTTTAATCCGAGCTAAACTACAAAACAAGGTCAAAATCGTAATTCCATGTAGCTTCGATGCATTCCAATCAGAATCCAACCTACCTTCAACAGGCCACTTCCGACCCGATATCAACAAAACCATGATCGCTGTACTCAACTTCCTCACCAAAACTCACTCCCCTTTTTTtgtgaccattttgcccttcttATCCCACTACCAAAACAAGAACATTTCACTCGATTTCGCCCTTTTCAAAGAATCTGCACACCCACATAAAGACACCCATAATAGATCATACAAAAACAGCTTCGATCTAAGCTACGATACCCTCATTACCGCTTTAACAGTTGCAGGATTTCCCGAGGTCAAAATCGTAATTAGCCAAATCGGTTGGCCGACAGATGGAGCTCCAAATGCCACCGTGGCAAACGCAGAGATTTTCACCAAGGGTCTTTTCAACCATATCCATAGTCAAAAAGGGACCCCACTTCGACCTCGGGTGATGCCACTAGAATTTTACATTTATACCCTTGTAGATGAAGATCAAAGGAATACAAGTATGGGAAACTTCGAAAGACATTGGGGTTTGTTTACTTTTGATGGGCAAGCAAAATATGAGGTTGAGTTTTTTCGAGGTGTGAAAGGGCTTGTGAATGCACAAAGTGTTGACTATCTTGCCCCTAGGTGGTGTGTTGTAAATAATAACTTAGATATGATGAATGCGAGTGCACGTGCCACGGAGGCGTGTATGAATGCTGACTGTACCGCACTTTCGCCAGGTAGCTCTTGTTTTAATCTGAGCTGGCCTGGTAATGTGTCGTATGCGTTTAATAGTTACTACCAGGAACATGATCAAAGGGCTGAGAGTTGTGATTTTGGGGGGCTTGGGATGATCACAACCGTTGATCCATCCGTTGGTGATTGTAGATTTAATGTTGAGCTGAAAGCTTCGATATCGGTTATGTGTCATGGGTTGAACTTTTGGCATTATTTGATCTcacttgttttaacaattttgaTGTTGTTATAA